The following coding sequences lie in one Pseudomonas sp. SL4(2022) genomic window:
- a CDS encoding NAD(P)/FAD-dependent oxidoreductase — MSQALFHPSLYDRNTYHPSYWAAHTDLPSVGPLPGDTEVEVAIIGGGYTGLSCALHLQRDHGIASLVLEAGAIGWGASGRNAGFNTLPACKLSALEVFQRWPEAEARAFFASQREGQALVYELAEQEGFDLHACGAGIYQVAHSRGALADLEEEGHWLRKAGIPCERLSREAFAEVGHAGPDQFGALYMHEGGGINPLALTAGLAQAARRHGAQLYSHSPMQHWHKQAGWHVLHTPHGRVRARQVVLATNGYRDSQEPPSLEQRVLPAISNILVSAPLSEAQWQAIGLSSLSPMSDTRMLVTYYRRLPDNRLLLGARSDTWGDPRHDARLQQLLLHLLAKKFPEAGAIPIDYFWRGLVSLTRKRVPSWGRVPDDPSVLFNLGCFGSGVNSMPWLGRTLARALAGYPLSAREACAVYRELPDRLPRSPWLQRSGLQLAYLHYGLQDRLA; from the coding sequence ATGAGCCAAGCCCTCTTTCATCCCAGTTTGTACGACCGCAACACCTATCATCCCAGCTACTGGGCGGCACACACCGATTTGCCGTCAGTCGGCCCACTGCCCGGGGACACCGAAGTGGAAGTGGCCATCATCGGCGGTGGCTATACCGGGCTGTCCTGCGCCCTGCACCTACAGCGTGATCACGGCATCGCCAGCCTGGTGCTGGAAGCCGGTGCCATTGGCTGGGGGGCCAGCGGACGCAATGCCGGGTTCAATACCCTGCCGGCCTGCAAGCTGTCCGCGCTTGAGGTTTTTCAGCGCTGGCCAGAGGCCGAAGCACGGGCGTTTTTTGCCTCGCAACGGGAAGGCCAGGCACTGGTCTATGAATTGGCGGAACAAGAGGGATTTGACCTGCACGCCTGCGGCGCAGGCATCTATCAGGTGGCGCATTCGCGCGGCGCACTGGCGGACCTGGAGGAGGAAGGCCATTGGCTGCGCAAGGCGGGCATCCCCTGCGAACGGTTAAGCCGCGAAGCCTTTGCAGAGGTCGGGCACGCAGGCCCGGATCAGTTCGGCGCGCTGTACATGCACGAAGGGGGTGGGATCAACCCGCTGGCGCTGACGGCGGGACTCGCCCAAGCAGCCCGCCGCCATGGTGCCCAGTTGTACAGCCACAGCCCCATGCAACACTGGCACAAGCAGGCCGGCTGGCATGTGCTGCACACCCCGCATGGCCGCGTGCGCGCACGGCAGGTGGTACTCGCCACCAATGGTTACCGCGACAGCCAGGAACCGCCCTCACTGGAACAACGCGTACTGCCGGCCATCTCCAACATCCTTGTCAGCGCACCGCTGAGTGAGGCGCAGTGGCAGGCCATAGGCTTGAGCAGCCTCAGCCCCATGTCCGACACCCGCATGCTGGTGACCTATTACCGCCGCCTGCCGGACAACCGCTTACTGCTGGGCGCACGCAGCGACACCTGGGGCGATCCACGGCACGACGCGCGCCTGCAGCAATTGCTGCTGCATCTGCTGGCAAAGAAATTCCCCGAGGCCGGTGCCATACCGATTGACTACTTCTGGCGCGGTTTGGTGTCACTGACCCGTAAGCGCGTGCCGAGTTGGGGCCGGGTGCCGGATGACCCCAGCGTGCTGTTCAACCTGGGCTGCTTCGGCTCGGGGGTCAACAGCATGCCCTGGCTGGGGCGCACGCTGGCCCGCGCGCTGGCCGGTTACCCGTTGAGTGCGCGCGAAGCCTGTGCGGTCTACCGTGAATTACCCGACCGACTGCCGCGCAGCCCCTGGCTGCAACGCAGCGGCCTGCAACTGGCTTATCTGCACTACGGCCTGCAAGACCGCCTGGCCTGA
- a CDS encoding aldehyde dehydrogenase family protein gives MTATATLMLERSAQHFVDGQYLPGHGARVAIIDPATEAEIGCYAEATEAEMDQAIALANQAQKGWWALSALERADALHRVADRLGELSAQVGECLTREMGKPYREAEWEAGASASAFRYYAELARQEHGRVAGPAIAGQLHMTLKEPLGTVVSIVPYNFPVLLFGWQAAAALAAGNAIIVKPSELTSLTLLLVMQAFDHLPAGLVQCLTGRANVGRHLVAHPHTHAVAFTGSVPAGQAVAQSAALRFKPVLIEASGNDPFIVMPSSPVEIVARGAAFAAFLNCGQVCTSAERFYVHEDVYDRFVSALATEARMLRIGNGLECVDIGPMASARERARVENIVARAVEQGARIVCGGKRPADREQGWFFEPTVLEVSHSMDIMHGECFGPLAPVCKVRSLDEAIALANDSEFGLGANIYTERLAEAMRAVNEIESGIVWVNTPLNDNDCVPFGGRKMTGQGRELGIEGLEQFRRSKMVMIAPQAIDDPEWFPYPDDEAFPATQQ, from the coding sequence ATGACCGCAACCGCTACCCTCATGCTTGAACGCTCCGCCCAGCACTTTGTCGATGGTCAGTACCTACCCGGCCACGGCGCCCGCGTAGCCATCATCGATCCGGCCACCGAGGCCGAAATCGGCTGCTATGCCGAAGCCACCGAGGCTGAAATGGATCAGGCCATCGCCTTGGCCAATCAGGCCCAAAAAGGCTGGTGGGCGCTCAGCGCATTGGAACGTGCCGACGCCCTGCACCGGGTCGCCGACCGCCTCGGCGAACTCAGCGCCCAGGTGGGCGAATGCCTGACCCGCGAAATGGGCAAACCCTACCGCGAAGCGGAATGGGAAGCCGGCGCGTCGGCCTCGGCCTTCCGCTATTACGCCGAACTGGCCCGTCAGGAACACGGCCGCGTGGCCGGCCCGGCCATCGCCGGCCAACTGCACATGACCCTCAAGGAGCCGCTGGGCACCGTGGTTTCCATCGTGCCCTACAACTTCCCGGTGCTGCTGTTCGGCTGGCAGGCCGCCGCCGCATTGGCCGCCGGCAACGCCATCATCGTCAAACCGTCGGAGCTGACCTCGCTGACCCTGCTGCTGGTCATGCAGGCTTTCGATCATCTGCCGGCCGGGCTGGTGCAATGCCTGACCGGTAGGGCCAACGTCGGCCGCCATCTGGTGGCCCACCCGCACACCCATGCCGTGGCCTTCACCGGCAGCGTGCCGGCCGGTCAGGCGGTGGCGCAGAGCGCCGCGCTGCGCTTCAAACCGGTGCTGATCGAAGCCTCCGGCAACGACCCGTTCATCGTCATGCCCTCGTCGCCGGTGGAGATCGTCGCCCGTGGCGCCGCCTTCGCCGCCTTCCTCAATTGCGGCCAGGTGTGCACCTCGGCCGAGCGCTTCTATGTGCATGAAGATGTCTACGACCGCTTCGTCAGCGCCCTGGCGACCGAGGCCCGCATGCTGCGCATCGGCAATGGCCTGGAGTGCGTGGACATCGGCCCCATGGCGTCGGCCCGTGAGCGCGCGCGGGTAGAGAACATCGTCGCCCGCGCCGTGGAACAGGGCGCGCGCATCGTCTGCGGCGGCAAGCGCCCGGCAGACCGCGAGCAGGGCTGGTTCTTCGAACCCACCGTGCTGGAAGTCAGCCACAGCATGGACATCATGCACGGCGAGTGCTTCGGCCCACTGGCACCGGTGTGCAAGGTGCGCAGCCTGGACGAGGCCATCGCCCTGGCCAACGACTCCGAATTCGGCTTGGGTGCCAATATCTACACCGAGCGCCTTGCCGAAGCCATGCGCGCGGTGAACGAGATCGAGTCCGGCATCGTCTGGGTCAACACCCCGCTCAACGACAACGATTGCGTGCCCTTCGGCGGCCGCAAGATGACCGGCCAGGGCCGTGAACTGGGCATCGAGGGGCTGGAGCAATTCCGCCGCTCGAAGATGGTGATGATCGCCCCGCAGGCCATCGACGACCCGGAATGGTTCCCCTACCCCGATGACGAGGCCTTCCCGGCCACCCAGCAATAA